One region of Vescimonas fastidiosa genomic DNA includes:
- a CDS encoding class C sortase has protein sequence MKWRLLAVACVLLALGLLLYPLMGELVSEKYHSDVEAVYTAAIADTDNVELAEQRRAAEAYNALLRGEAAVSTGGASVPPVDYAEQLTVGGAMCTIDIPKIGVYLPVRHGTGVETLERAVGHVVGTSLPVGGAGTHAVLSAHSGMASAKLFTDIDQLVKGDVFYIHVLGEVLAYEVDQIATVLPSDTSLLQIEEDKDYVTLITCMPFAVNTHRLLVRGHRVPYVPELVVENGKTPKAASSWTQHYLTGLGIGLGVLASIGGVCLFARRRRRG, from the coding sequence GTGAAGTGGCGACTGCTGGCGGTGGCCTGTGTGCTTCTGGCGCTGGGATTGCTGCTCTACCCGCTTATGGGTGAACTGGTAAGTGAAAAGTATCACTCGGATGTGGAGGCGGTGTACACCGCCGCTATTGCGGACACTGACAATGTGGAGCTGGCCGAGCAGCGTCGGGCGGCGGAGGCGTATAATGCCTTGCTGCGGGGCGAGGCGGCGGTCAGTACGGGAGGGGCTTCTGTCCCTCCCGTGGACTATGCAGAGCAACTCACCGTGGGCGGGGCCATGTGTACTATCGACATCCCGAAGATCGGCGTGTATCTCCCGGTGCGGCACGGCACGGGAGTGGAGACGCTGGAGCGGGCCGTGGGGCATGTGGTGGGGACTTCTCTGCCTGTAGGCGGGGCAGGCACCCATGCGGTGCTGTCGGCTCACAGTGGGATGGCCAGTGCGAAGCTGTTTACAGACATTGACCAGTTGGTGAAAGGCGATGTTTTCTATATCCATGTGCTGGGTGAGGTGCTGGCCTACGAGGTGGACCAGATCGCCACGGTACTGCCTTCGGACACATCGCTGCTGCAAATCGAGGAGGACAAGGACTATGTAACTTTAATCACTTGTATGCCCTTTGCGGTGAACACCCACCGGCTGCTGGTGCGGGGACATCGGGTGCCGTATGTGCCGGAGCTGGTGGTAGAAAATGGAAAAACTCCGAAGGCTGCGTCTTCGTGGACGCAGCACTATCTCACGGGCTTGGGCATCGGCCTTGGTGTGTTGGCTTCAATCGGCGGGGTCTGCCTCTTTGCAAGGAGGCGACGCCGTGGGTAA
- a CDS encoding Cys-Gln thioester bond-forming surface protein: MKRIIKCVAAFLLALVLCLCLLPTTAFAASKQVYIWNFPLSDDTLRTSGKWGHGALNLRFGYHVAANNYTQFRCLDSWQGEVAYCIEPGVPQKNYDSLTDHDDTWWDRMTLPAGHPLTPREVQRLIGRVMSYGYHGSIGGGWWADVEATAEKMAWAYATQILIWEVVVGERDSSFRHMDVKSMGYNEALERVDTTHPLRSKILSYYNSIVTSVQTHSKRPSFCGSLPSNAGTLELSWDGSEFVGSVTDANGMLERYSFSCEDADLAFSKSGNVLTVSTEKPVPEAVTVVGSKNGTTHAGVVVWGDGVWGSATGIQDVVTYSASVRDPVTAYLKIKTAAIPGRITVKKVDAEGAPLQGIRFLLESSADQVNWQDVSTAETGAGGSVCWEDLTADGGTYYRVTEVQAAEGMTLLAEPLFVGTLDANDRDITITACNNAGFALPFTGGAGFTIYILFAALMLGMGAGTGVYFCKKTTMKKEN; this comes from the coding sequence TTGAAACGAATTATCAAGTGCGTAGCGGCGTTTCTGCTGGCGCTGGTGCTGTGTTTATGCCTGCTGCCTACCACAGCTTTTGCGGCATCTAAGCAGGTGTATATTTGGAATTTTCCGCTGTCAGATGACACCTTGAGAACCAGCGGCAAGTGGGGGCATGGGGCGTTAAACCTGCGGTTTGGGTATCATGTGGCAGCCAACAACTACACGCAGTTTCGGTGCCTGGATTCCTGGCAGGGTGAGGTGGCCTACTGCATTGAGCCGGGTGTGCCGCAAAAAAACTATGATTCTCTTACGGACCACGATGACACCTGGTGGGACCGCATGACCCTGCCTGCCGGGCATCCCCTTACACCCCGTGAGGTGCAGAGGCTGATTGGGCGGGTTATGAGCTACGGCTATCACGGCTCTATCGGTGGGGGCTGGTGGGCGGATGTGGAAGCTACGGCGGAGAAAATGGCCTGGGCCTATGCCACGCAGATTCTCATTTGGGAGGTGGTGGTAGGCGAACGGGACAGCAGCTTCCGCCACATGGATGTGAAGTCTATGGGTTATAACGAAGCCTTGGAACGGGTGGATACCACCCATCCCCTGCGGAGCAAAATTCTCAGTTACTACAACTCCATTGTGACTTCGGTGCAGACCCACAGTAAGCGGCCCAGCTTCTGCGGGTCTTTGCCTTCCAATGCGGGGACGCTGGAGCTGAGTTGGGACGGAAGCGAGTTTGTGGGCAGCGTCACGGATGCAAATGGGATGCTGGAAAGGTACAGCTTCAGCTGTGAGGACGCGGACTTGGCTTTCAGCAAGAGCGGGAATGTGCTGACGGTTTCCACGGAGAAGCCTGTCCCGGAGGCTGTCACCGTGGTGGGCAGCAAAAATGGCACTACCCATGCGGGCGTGGTAGTCTGGGGCGACGGCGTGTGGGGATCGGCTACCGGTATTCAGGATGTGGTCACCTATTCCGCCAGCGTTCGGGACCCGGTGACGGCTTATCTCAAAATCAAGACCGCTGCCATCCCCGGCAGGATCACGGTAAAGAAAGTGGACGCCGAGGGTGCGCCTTTGCAGGGGATTCGGTTTCTGCTGGAATCCTCTGCGGACCAGGTGAACTGGCAGGATGTGAGCACAGCGGAAACGGGTGCGGGCGGCTCGGTTTGCTGGGAAGATTTGACAGCAGACGGCGGCACCTACTACCGGGTGACGGAGGTGCAGGCGGCGGAGGGAATGACGCTGCTGGCGGAGCCGCTGTTCGTGGGGACGCTGGACGCAAACGACCGGGACATTACCATTACCGCCTGCAACAATGCGGGCTTTGCGCTGCCCTTTACGGGCGGGGCGGGATTCACAATTTATATTCTGTTTGCGGCACTCATGCTCGGCATGGGTGCCGGCACGGGTGTTTATTTTTGCAAAAAAACCACGATGAAAAAGGAGAACTGA
- a CDS encoding SpaH/EbpB family LPXTG-anchored major pilin, with protein MKKTKRLWALLLAVVMALGLITTAFAAPTIDSGRKASLSLYKYDITAASADGAWDAASYVSTGVQDDAVSDKLEKYAIQGVEFSYLRVASISTYSQRESGQYKVGVLYGFADDAVLQAIGLTKADAYKRGNGVSYFTSDKLNKALADALADNATTVKNALEIAVRNGGAMPETDANGHSKVSGLEQGLYLAVETRVPENVTSTCNPFFVSLPMTTMDGKNWNYDVTVYPKNQTGKPTLEKTVREDKNSTGKNTGSLTDIADGYAHTATASVGDVVEYQIISTLPTITSKATSLTTYTFADTLSEGIRYNRSDVVIEFFRDAGCTDQITAWDEDSGKFAVSYDDAQNTMTIGMTETGLADINESASVYTDSVKRGYSDCTMRITYAATLTADAQLGDTDNPNEVVLTWKRTNTGYFDTLQDCCHVYTYGVDVLKQFSDGKGDLANVHFLLHNDTDGYFVTAMLVDGVYYVTGHEVKESKATVFVPNGEGHIRVMGLEDDTYTLTETDTDKGYVLLKDGIEIIITAAEGESACETCGVKLLTASGSVNGDAVDMEDGNAIVPLTVINNPGFDLPKTGGYGTWMFTVGGCMLLGVAAFIVVRGRKHNRNDQ; from the coding sequence ATGAAGAAAACGAAACGACTTTGGGCGCTGCTCCTGGCTGTGGTCATGGCCTTGGGGCTTATCACCACGGCGTTCGCGGCGCCGACCATTGACTCTGGGCGAAAGGCATCCCTTTCCCTTTACAAGTACGACATCACGGCAGCCAGCGCAGACGGAGCGTGGGATGCGGCGTCCTATGTCAGCACCGGTGTGCAGGACGATGCTGTTAGTGACAAGCTGGAAAAGTACGCCATTCAGGGCGTGGAGTTTAGCTATCTGCGGGTAGCGTCCATCTCCACTTACAGTCAGCGGGAGAGCGGTCAGTACAAGGTGGGTGTGCTGTATGGCTTTGCGGACGACGCAGTGCTCCAGGCCATTGGACTGACTAAGGCGGACGCTTACAAGAGAGGGAACGGCGTGTCCTACTTTACCTCCGACAAGCTGAACAAAGCCCTGGCGGACGCTTTGGCCGACAATGCTACCACCGTCAAAAATGCGCTGGAGATTGCCGTCCGGAACGGCGGGGCCATGCCCGAGACGGATGCAAACGGACATAGCAAGGTCAGCGGTCTGGAGCAGGGGCTGTATCTGGCGGTGGAGACCCGTGTGCCGGAGAATGTCACCAGCACCTGCAACCCGTTTTTTGTTTCCCTGCCCATGACCACCATGGACGGCAAAAACTGGAACTACGATGTGACTGTGTACCCGAAGAATCAGACCGGCAAACCCACACTGGAAAAGACCGTTCGGGAGGATAAAAACAGCACCGGCAAGAATACCGGCAGTCTGACCGACATTGCGGATGGCTATGCACATACCGCCACCGCTTCCGTGGGCGATGTGGTGGAGTATCAGATCATCAGCACACTGCCCACTATTACCTCCAAGGCTACCAGTTTGACTACTTATACCTTTGCGGACACGCTGAGCGAGGGCATCCGCTACAACAGAAGCGATGTGGTCATTGAGTTCTTCCGGGATGCCGGATGCACAGATCAGATTACGGCATGGGACGAGGATTCCGGCAAGTTCGCCGTCAGCTATGATGACGCACAGAACACCATGACCATTGGTATGACAGAGACCGGGCTGGCGGACATCAATGAATCCGCAAGTGTCTACACCGATAGCGTGAAGCGTGGTTACAGCGACTGTACTATGCGGATCACCTATGCCGCTACCCTTACCGCTGACGCACAGCTGGGTGATACCGACAACCCCAACGAGGTGGTGCTGACCTGGAAGCGCACCAATACCGGTTACTTTGATACGCTCCAGGACTGCTGCCATGTTTACACCTACGGCGTGGATGTGCTGAAACAGTTTTCGGACGGCAAGGGCGACCTGGCCAATGTTCATTTCCTGCTGCACAACGACACGGACGGCTATTTTGTGACGGCAATGCTGGTGGACGGCGTGTACTATGTTACCGGCCATGAGGTGAAGGAGAGCAAGGCCACGGTGTTCGTGCCCAACGGGGAGGGGCATATCCGGGTCATGGGTCTGGAGGATGACACTTACACGCTGACGGAGACAGACACAGACAAGGGGTATGTGCTGCTGAAGGATGGCATTGAAATTATCATTACCGCTGCGGAGGGCGAGAGCGCCTGCGAGACCTGCGGCGTGAAGCTCCTGACGGCCAGCGGCAGCGTCAACGGCGACGCGGTGGACATGGAGGACGGCAATGCCATCGTGCCGCTGACGGTCATCAACAACCCCGGCTTTGACCTGCCTAAGACAGGCGGCTACGGCACTTGGATGTTCACCGTGGGCGGCTGTATGCTGCTGGGCGTGGCGGCGTTTATTGTGGTCCGGGGGCGGAAGCACAATAGGAACGACCAGTGA